The DNA sequence AGTCATGAACTAATTTATTAGAAATTAGGGCCATTAAATAGTTTCCTATAAAAAAACCTATACCTCTAAACATAGCTATAACAACTAGAGCTGAAGGCAATAAAATTCTGTATTCATCATTTGGAGAATTAACAAAATCAATCACTTGTTTAAGCCATTCTGCTGCTGCAACTTGGGAAGCAGCTAATATAATGAAGCCTAAAGTACTAATTAAGAAAAGAGGTATATAAGGTATGACATATGAAAGAAGCCTAGAATAGGTCTTTACGCCACTAGTAGAATTACCTTTTTTTATACTCACAGTTTTATATTATAGGAAAAATTTAGAAATTCAGAATTTTGCTGTTTATATATTATTCATCCAAAGAAATAATTCTATCTAACCTATTTGCTAAATTAAGATCATGTGTGGCAATCACCAAAGACATTGAATTCTGATCAGATAGACTCATGATAAGATCGAGTATTTTTTCAGAGTTATATTTATCTAAATCTCCAGTAGGTTCATCCATAATCAAACAGGATGGTTTATTTATAAGGGCCCTTACTACAGCAACCCTTTGCCTCTCTCCTCCTGAAAGTTCTCCAGGGATATGAAATAATCTTTTTTCTAAGCCTACTTGAGAAAGTAGATCTCTAGAGAGCTCTAGAGAATCTTCTTTGTTATATTTTGCATTTATAAATAAAGGCATAGCTGCATTTTCTAAAGAATTATATTCAGGAAGTAAATGATGAAATTGATATACAAAACCAAACTCCTCATTCCTTAAGGAGGCTTTCTGGTTTGAACTAAGTTCATTTAACAGCTGTCCTTTAAATTTAATAGAACCAGAAGTAGGTGGATCTAAAGCTCCTAGAATGTGCAAAAGAGATGATTTACCAGAACCAGATTGTCCTATTATAGCTATTGACTCATTATTCATAATGCTTAAATTAAAATTTAAAAGGACCTTTACTTCATTCAAACCTTCCTTAAAGACTTTCGAAATTTGATTTAGTTCAAATATTTTTTCATTCATATCTCAAAACCTCTGCAGGCTCAAGCTTAGAAGCTAAATTTGCAGGATAAAGCGAACTTACTATAGCTAATAAAAAAGAGATAAGACAAATCACTATTATCCAAGTGGGCCTTAAATCTATAGGAAAATAATTAATAAAATAAGCATCCAGAAGATGCATGCCAAGAGATTCTTCTAAGAAATTTATTATTGTTCCTAGATTCAGAGTAAATAATAAACCAAGCAATAAACCAGATAATGTCCCTACAAAACCTACTATTGCTCCAAAAAAAAT is a window from the SAR86 cluster bacterium genome containing:
- a CDS encoding ATP-binding cassette domain-containing protein, whose product is MNEKIFELNQISKVFKEGLNEVKVLLNFNLSIMNNESIAIIGQSGSGKSSLLHILGALDPPTSGSIKFKGQLLNELSSNQKASLRNEEFGFVYQFHHLLPEYNSLENAAMPLFINAKYNKEDSLELSRDLLSQVGLEKRLFHIPGELSGGERQRVAVVRALINKPSCLIMDEPTGDLDKYNSEKILDLIMSLSDQNSMSLVIATHDLNLANRLDRIISLDE